The proteins below come from a single Rariglobus hedericola genomic window:
- a CDS encoding glycosyltransferase gives MKICMMTNTYLPHVGGVARSVSTFAEEYRQRKHQVLVIAPEFEGKPLTKRAAAIVERVAAIQNFNGSDFSVRLPLAATLSDRLDAFQSDIIHTHHPFLLGDTALRVAATKNVPVIFTHHTRYEDYTHYVPFDSPALKQVAINLSTEFANLCDGVIAPSESIAKLIKKRGVTSPIRVVPTGIDVETFASGDGARFRKKFKIPAKAFVVGHLGRLAPEKNLGYLAEAVALFVKKTPTARFLVVGGGPSEDAIKATFAKHGAASQLILAGKHSGRSLADAYNAMDVFAFASFSETQGMVLAEAMAAGRPVVALNASGVREVMRHGKNGFMLPARTPAKTFAAHLARLQAEPKLRRAFSKEARRTAEDFSKEHCAELALAFYEDIRKATRRERLITQQNPWGSFLERLSTEWNLIAKKVQALTSAVVA, from the coding sequence ATGAAAATCTGCATGATGACCAACACCTACCTGCCGCACGTCGGCGGAGTAGCCCGTTCGGTGAGCACGTTTGCCGAGGAATACCGGCAGCGTAAGCACCAAGTCCTCGTCATCGCGCCCGAGTTTGAAGGCAAGCCGCTCACCAAGCGCGCCGCCGCCATCGTCGAGCGCGTCGCCGCCATCCAGAATTTCAATGGCAGCGATTTCTCCGTGCGCCTGCCGCTCGCCGCCACACTTTCCGACCGGCTCGACGCATTCCAGTCGGACATCATCCACACGCATCATCCGTTTCTGCTCGGTGACACCGCGCTGCGCGTCGCCGCCACCAAAAACGTTCCGGTGATCTTCACGCACCACACGCGTTACGAGGACTACACGCACTACGTGCCCTTTGATTCGCCCGCTTTGAAACAGGTCGCGATCAATCTCTCCACCGAGTTTGCCAACCTGTGCGACGGCGTCATCGCACCCAGCGAAAGCATCGCCAAGCTCATCAAAAAGCGCGGCGTCACCTCGCCCATCCGCGTCGTGCCCACGGGCATCGACGTGGAGACTTTTGCCTCGGGCGACGGCGCCCGCTTCCGCAAAAAATTCAAGATCCCTGCCAAGGCGTTTGTCGTCGGCCATCTCGGCCGTCTCGCCCCCGAAAAAAACCTCGGCTACCTGGCCGAAGCCGTCGCGCTCTTCGTGAAGAAAACGCCCACCGCGCGTTTTCTCGTTGTTGGAGGAGGTCCGTCCGAAGACGCCATCAAGGCCACCTTCGCCAAACACGGTGCAGCGTCCCAGCTCATCCTCGCCGGCAAACACAGCGGCCGTTCTTTGGCCGATGCCTACAACGCGATGGACGTGTTCGCCTTTGCCTCGTTCAGCGAGACACAGGGTATGGTTCTCGCGGAGGCGATGGCCGCCGGCCGGCCCGTCGTCGCGCTCAACGCCTCCGGCGTGCGCGAGGTCATGCGCCACGGTAAAAACGGTTTTATGCTGCCCGCCCGCACTCCCGCGAAGACCTTTGCCGCGCACCTCGCGCGTCTTCAGGCCGAGCCGAAACTGCGCCGCGCGTTTTCCAAGGAAGCCCGCCGCACCGCCGAGGATTTTTCCAAGGAACACTGCGCCGAGCTCGCCCTCGCCTTCTACGAAGACATCCGCAAAGCCACCCGTCGCGAGCGTTTGATCACCCAGCAAAATCCTTGGGGCTCCTTCCTCGAGCGTCTCAGCACCGAATGGAATCTAATCGCGAAAAAGGTTCAGGCTCTCACCAGCGCCGTCGTCGCCTAA